The Musa acuminata AAA Group cultivar baxijiao chromosome BXJ3-6, Cavendish_Baxijiao_AAA, whole genome shotgun sequence region tgtaagaataTATTTGGTAAACTGCATTTTTGTCTTGGCAGGTCAGGTGCATCGTGCAAGGTTGAAAGGCCAAGAAGTTGTGATTAAAGTGCAAAGACCTGACCTCAAGGAGCTCTTTGATATTGATCTGAAAAATCTGAgggttagttttttttttaaacggTTTAAACATCAAAGTACTTTCTTCTACTTGATATGCAATTCTTTACATACTATTTGATCATTTGTTCGGATCCCTGCTTTAAAGTCTTACACAGTTAGGGTTCTGATATCTAATGATGGCTTGAAATAGGATAAGATTCAATAAACCTGGTTGTATTACATGTGCTACATGTTTGAGTTGATATTCCTTTTAATATGTCGAGTATGATAAGCCTCATATGGCCAAGTCATACTGCCTACTTTAGAGAGGTGTAGTTAGGTATGGGAAATGACATTTAAATAATCGGATGCATAGCTGTTATATCCAGGTTATAAGAATAGCTTGATGCAGCAGTGTTGCTCTTTTTGGATTTTTGTAACTATCCTGCTTATATGGTAAATGCTAGCATGTTTCAACTTCTAGGAAAGTATGAGCTAGGAtaatcttgttaaaagtgccagtcAGTCTTTAGAATCATGTGTTGGTAACACTCATTCTCTAGAAAAATTCCATTCAGACTTTGACCTCGTGGTTGGCACCCTTCTTTCTCTTGATTTGGTTTTGGTTAAATTTTGGTGAATAATTTTGGCCATATTTGGCATACATAATTATTGATAGATGAAGTCCTTCACACACTTCTCTCTTGGAAGCAAGGGTTTGGACATTGGTGTCAGTGTTGTGTTCTTATTAGATTGGCATGTATTCATCAATATAGTATGGTATCCCTTGGTAGATTaaaaagcaaacaaaagaaaaTGTTTGATTTGTCAGGATGGTTGTTGCACCAGTATACTGTTATGGTACTGTCGGTATGGCTAGTATTTGAAAACCATTCCTGAATGAAAGAAAATTATGGCTTGTTTTTGAGCATTTTGTTTCATAGTCAGTTGCAACTTATAGTTTAACAGAAAATCTTAAGGTGGTTTTTGTATTCAAAACATTATTACTAGTGAAATATTTTGTATAAGCCTTTGTATTATTAAGTTTAGACTCTGATAGTTATGATAATAAGGTTTTGAGCTGAGTTGTGTTTATTTACTCATTTTAAGTAAATAAACTAGGATGATACTTTTACTCCAAGCTTCTTTTACCTATAGAGTTCTTATTCCAATTCACAAGAAAAAACACAAACCATGGAGAAAAGTTTGTATTTCATAGAAAGAGAGtaacatgttttggtatcatcctTTATTCGCAGTATGGGAGTTTTGTTGACTTTGGTCCTGTTTCCTCAGCAGACCAGTACATGCTGTCAGTTTGGTAGATTGTCATGATAAAATTCTTGCTCAAAATTATGCTGAACTTGATTGCATACATAAAACATGGATGGGCAGACAAAAAGTCTAATGTGTTTCCAGATGCTATTGATACTCTAGTTCACCAGGGTATGAATTAAGGCTTTTAGAGCCATATTGATGGCCCATAATATATGTAGAACGTGGTAGATAAGATATTGCAATATGTATATGcataaagaaggaaagaaaaaggaagcaaagAGTGATTGTTGTTAGAGAGATATCTCTCATTGTTATTTACTAATTAGAAAGTTTTCAATTTGCTCTGTTGTGTAATCTAAACTTGAGGATATCTTGAGCATCACAACTGGTGGGTTTTGTCACACATTCTCGTCTTTGATGATGTGCTTCTCTGTATATATCTTCAAGTATGTTGTCAAACATTGTCAATTAACCAATAAGCGGAGTGCCTGTCTCCATTGACATCAAGAATATTGTATTTAAGATACTTCTTTTTGCTTCTCAGTTCTGATTTGCTAAAGACTGATAATGAATGAGTGTCTGATTTGCGACATGTGCTGGTTGTCACAGGGTCAGCTTCACCTCTCATATGGCTGACGAATGTGGTAAAGCATATGACAATCAATTGCCTAATTTATAGTTAAAATGATCTGATCTTTGTCTTGGCCTGTATACAACTTTTTTTGCTTTGAGAAAATTAGAGGGTTCTTGGTATATTTAATTGTCAGTTCAAGTGTGACACTGTTCTTTCATATAACATTTTGTGTGTCATTTCAGGTTATAGCTGAATACCTTCAGAAGGTGGACCCCAAGTCAGATGGTGCGAAGAGAGATTGGGTTGCTATCTATGATGAGTGTGCCAGCGTCCTTTATCAGGTTATTTTCCTGTTGGGTTTGTTATGTTGGATTGCTTCTCCTGAAATATGCCAATGTGTTTTGTGCAATCCTAGAGCAGAATTGTTCCAATCAAACTGAAACAAATTCAGTTCATTCACTTTAAATGAGAAGTATGACATTTCATAGAGATCTAGGACCACATTGGATCACTAGCGTATAACTGATAAGCCTATGTTTATTTGTGTCTGTGAGATTTTAATATGGTTCCCTTAGTAAACTCTTATGTAATGGATTTTTCTGGAGTCGCTTCCATGttagtttgaactttgaagcaaggtatacagtttcgaataatacagcccgtaccgggcggtacataccggtccgtcagttTATCGGTACACAAACCGCCCGTTACcagacggtatatatatatatatttaaaggtgacgtcgcgtcgcctcAACGACATCACCGAAAaaggcaatatatatatatatatatatattataccgagcggtataccgaacggtatacagtaccgtaccgagcggtatgatatttcaaaccttgcttTGAAaccttaatttcgaatgataccgcttataccgggcggtatgtatcggtccgccAGCAGACAGGTACGTGGACCGCTCGCTACTGGGCGGTACCGTTGATCTagccccgtatcggacgatatgGGGTTGTATTGGGCGTTAATGGTCGATATTTTGACTGTCGTCGCTCGCTACCGAGCGGTATCAACCTGGTTgcggcgagggaagaagaagcgtcaagggagaagggggaaaagatgctcgaagaagagggagaatcatgaGAACCTCGACGCTTCCCGATCCGGCACCGCCCTCTCTCGACGATCTCAATCCAGGAGGTAACGGAGAGGCAACGGCCCAACTTCTTCTTCGTCGAAGGTCGAAGATGCTTGCGGCCTTCGCCGCGTTCTTCGGAGACGTCTACGGCCTTCAACGTCTTCGCTGAACACTGCAGATGAGAAGAAGACCGTGTCTTCTCCTTATCTGAcacgacgaggagaagaaaaagaggtgACATCGCTGAGGCAGCGTACGcctcctttttcttattttttatatttttatattatattatatatatatatatatatatataccgaacggtataccctgACATATCGCTCGGTACGCCCGTACCATATCGTTTCAAGCAaagctcgaaacaccggtatggtatGAAATTAAGAACCTTGGTTGAAAGTTAACTTTGTTCATGATTTAACACCAACTTTGATGATATTTAGATAATACTTGTTTTAATATTTAACAAATTTTTCTAAGCAACCTTCTAATTACCAAGTTGTgttttattatatatgtatatcagTGGAAGAGGTTGGATGCTGACGATGATGCTATATTGGTGGAAGAGGTTGGTTAGCTCAGATCTTTGGGTTGatcaataaataattttaaaaagtaaAAGTGAAACAACTCAATTTTAGGACTGGAAATCAGAACAACAGGAAAAACGGGAGTAAATTCTTTTGTCTTCCCTGCTGCTAGTCCTATTCTTCTTCTCTTCAGCCTTTGCTGCGTGCTCGTTTTGTACTCCATTCTATGGTTATTGGATTAGTGGGCGAGTCAAATAGGATATACATTCTCTTCTTGGTCTTGCtccatctttttctcttttctcgtCTTTGTCCAACCTGCTTCCCTGTGTTAATTAGTGACAATCATCAATTTCATTGTTGATATAGGGAAGTCGGTTGGTGGTATTTCAAAGGGTTAACTGGAGAGTGTATTTGATTCTCATGGGAACTGGCTTTGACTTTAGTGTTAGAAGACATGTCTGACACCAGCTCTATTCTACAGACAGGCCAGTTAGAAAATAATTGATAGTCAATCCAAGTTGATCCAATCTAATATTGGCTGATTCAGCCCAAGTGCAACCAGTTTTTGACCCTGTGCCTTATAGAACCACAAAAGAAGAcattatgaaaaaaaagaaaccaGCGGCTTAGTGTTAGCATTAGCTGGTCTTCAGCAGATTGATGCAAATAATGACGTGCGCCATTTCTAGATCCATTCCTCTATATCCTGGTGCAAGACTGCTTATATAGTGCTATGATCTCTCAATGTATTCATTATTCGGTTTGCCAAATGCTTTATCTTTTGAGTGACCTGTGTGTAAATATATTTGATAGTCCTGTATCTTCTCTCAGGAAATAGATTACATGAAGGAAGCAGCTAATGCAGAAAAGTTTGCTGAAAACTTCACAAATATGGAATATGTTAAGGTGCCTAAAATATACTGGGAGTACACCACACCACAGGTTCAGTATCTTGTACCAACTGATTTCTCTGAGTTGTTGAAGTTTAAATCCTTTTCATTTTGTCAGTTAAACAACATATTATTTGATTGCAGGTACTCACAATGGAATATGTCCCAGGAGTAAAGATAAACAGGATAAAGCAATTAGATCAGTTGGGTGTTGATCGAAAAAGGTACTACAATCTGCTATTTTATCTATATCTGGAGTATAGAGCATCTACCTATTTTTGATCTTAGTTTCCAGATGTTTTTCTGATTGGCTTCACATTTGTATCCTTTCTTTGCAGGTTGGGTCGTTATGCTGTTGAGTCTTATCTTGAACAGATTTTGTCCCATGGATTTTTCCATGCCGACCCGGTAGGCTTTGTTGAGTTTATAGTTGTAACATAACCATTATCTTCTATCTCAAATGGCTTTTAAGTTAAGAAATGGAGCTGGGTTAATTCGGCAAAAATAATATTTGCATGGTGGTTTCCTGAAATTAAATTAGGACTGCTAGTAAACTTTTCATATAGTTAAACAGAAACAATAGTACAGATTATGAAATCTCTGATTCTTCAGGGGATGATCCAGAATACCAGATCATCATAAAATTGGGAAAAAAATAGCAAATCAAGGTTAAATCAGTCTATCCAGCAGTCTGACCACTTATTGGTCAGTCAGACTGATATTCACTGGTTTTGACTAATCTTGATATTGCCAGCTTTTTGTGGCAATCAAATCTGATCCTGGTGATATCAGACAGGTTCTTATTTAACCTGATTATCTTTTTTGGTCGTTTAGAAAACTAGATCTTGCAATACAGGATCCAGATCCTGTATCCTATGGCTGATGGTAAACCTGAACCCAGTCCTGATCCCATGAATCTTAATAATTATTGAGACTCATGAACTGGTACCCTTTCTTTACTATTTTATCGATGAGTCGTGGAGATAATGGCTAGTGAACAGAAAAGAGAGCTGCCAAAGACACTCTTTTCGTGTGACTAGTTTCTAATGTTTTATTAAGATTTAATTTTAGTGCATTCCATCTGTTGAGGCTGTCATTGTCCctctttaaaaattaaaatatatcatatatggTAAATCATGGACTAGAACTGGAGCTCCAATCTAGAAATCTGACATGGTCTGACTAAAATCCAACATTTGCATCATGACTTACCACCATTTTGTAAAAGTTCTAAATTTACATAACAGTAATTTTACTCGATGGAAAGCCTAAATCAGGTTGTGAGAGGATTGGTATCGACCCATAGGTGTTCTgatcatttgtgagctaattggattGGATCACTAATCGTACGAGGGGAATACAACTATCCACGTGTTGTTTGACTTGGGTCAAATTTTACATTTACAGCTCATTTTTTTGAGATCACTGTCTGACATCGATATTGCTAAAGGTGAAACATCAATAAGAAATATATAGCTGTAATTCTCTCAGCTACTGCAACAAACAAATTGGAAGTCCAGTGATTTTTGTTATAAACCTATTTATTATCTATAATAATTGTGATTAATATAAGTATTTTCTCATGACAGCATCCTGGGAATATTGCTGTTGATGATGTGAATGGTGGGAGGCTCATCTTTTATGACTTTGGCATGATGGGAAGGTTGTGTCTTGAACTCTTGCTGATTTATGCTGTTCATGGAAATCAACTGTTTTTAAGATTTAAAGTTCTCATATAACTTTTGCATTGAGTAATGAGTATTCATTCGGAAAAACATTGCAGCATTAGCTCTAATATTAGGGAAGGGCTACTTGAAGCATTTTATGGAATTTATGACAAGGATCCAGACCGGGTTAGTTTCTTTTGAAATTCTATGGCAGTAGCAAGAATTCATTTGACTGTTGATTTATTTATGAATCTTTTATTATACAAATAAAACTAAATTTCTTCTTGTGTGTTTAATAATGGTATTATATTTTGACTCAATTGTGAAGTTCATCTGCCTGAAAGATACATTTGAAGTCCTTCACTTGAGTCTGTACTTTGTAGCCTTTTTCTCTGTCTGCAGGTTTCCATAGCATAGAATACTGGAATTCCTCTAATGGGGCTGAGAAATGAAAAATTCATAACTTCATTTCTTGACCTTGGAGATTGTTTAGATTATTTCTTGTTTACGCCATTTTCAAGTTTAATGATTAATGGAGAGTAGTCAttctgattgaacttgaaaaaaaaaaaattatgggaTGCAACAACAGTGACTTGTTTATAAGTTCACTTTTCACCTCGAAATGGTAAACTAGATCCAGACTTCCCATGCCAATATGTTCAGATGATATTTTGTGGTCAGATATAGAAGTACTGGGACATTGAGGTAATACAAATAGATCTTAAGGAACAAATGAAATTCCCTCAAGTCAACTTATTAGAAAGCAAAAATTTTAGGTGTAGATAATTTTTTGGAATTAGAATAGTATGTCAGAACATTGCAGCTGGGCAACTTGTTTTGATTCACTGGAACATCTACCTGCTAAGAATATAAAATACTTGTAAAAAAAAACCGAAGAATAGgtgtaaataaaaataaacctGCAGCTCGTGTTATATGGATGCTTTTCTTTGGTTAACTATTGACAATTACCTGTTTGATATATTCAAGAGTGATCTTCGTACTACAGTGATTGTGTGTTTATTATTTTTGTCAGTGGAAGAAACCTCTTTGGTTTTATTCCCTCTCCTATTACATATGATTTACAATTTATTTCCTTTTGGACCAGTATTACCCTTATTCGAAGCCCTGTACATACCTCTGTTTTGTGATTCATTGAAAAACTCAAGGTGCATAATATTTCTAAAAACACATGCTATTATGTTGTATTTGGTGTCACATCCTAAGATAAGAGCTGCTTAATTTATCACTTAGTActattgcatgttctaaagtctgTTTTGATGATTTCAAGCAAGGTTGCATGAATTTATCAACTTTGTGATGTCCACCTAGTTCTTTTGTGATTTTCTCTATTCTATTAATCATTATATTAGAATTTATCATTATGGTGCTTTGATGCAAATGTCATTAATTTGTATGTAAATTCTCTTTGAATTTTCATCACTAGAATCTGCAAATGCCACTTGGTTGCATGTGTTCCTCAGCTAGAAGAAGTTTTTTTTCCGGCTAGAAGAAGAATAAACCTAACAGATTCAGAGACCATTTTTTAATGATCAGAGCCATGGCCGATTTTTTCAGTATGTTCCAAGATTGCTGTTTCTCTTACTTTGTTTGTAATGTATTATAACATACTATTTGTAAGTGAAATTAAAGCCATGACCAAAAAATGGAGAGAGGGAAGAATGAGTTGGCGATATTCCTTGTTCTTTAAGATGGAATAAGTAGGCTAttctaaaaataaatgataatgaGGTGGATTTCATTGTAATATTGCAAAATATTTCTTTGATATCTTAATTCTCTTTATTTGTATGGACTGTTTATATCCTTTATGTCTCTATGAACATCCATAGCTAAATCGAACTTTTAATGTCGATTATAAATATGCATTGCTTGCAGGTGGTTCAAGCAATGATTCAAATGGGTGTTCTTGTTCCCACTGGTGATATGACAGCTGTCAGAAGAACAGCTCAGTTCTTTCTTAATAGGTGATGTACAggaattataatataaattaacttGTATTAAAAAGTGTCTCTCGTCTTTATCCTATTGTTGTTATTTTTTACTTTCAGTTTTGAAGAGCGCCTTGCAGCGCAGAGGAAAGAGAGGGAGATGGCGAGTGCTGAACTTGGCTTCAAAAAGCAATTGACCAAAGAAGAAAGattagagaagaagaagcagcggcTAGCAGCAATAGGTGAGGCATATGGTCTTTCAGTTTGTAGAGCATGTAATCTGAGCCTTTAGTACCCTGCGTTGTTGATCTGTTTCCTGTGAAATTATGATTGAGTTCTTAGGTATTAGTATAGTGCCAAATTTCTAAGCTTAAGTATGCTCTAATATTCAGGGGAGGATCTTTTGGCCATTGCTGCTGATCAACCATTCCGTTTTCCAGCTACTTTCACGTTTGTTGTTAGAGCATTCTCAGGTGTAGGAATCAAGAAACaaatttttatctaattttaCTGCCTCGGTGGTAGAGTTTCATTAAAATTCTCTCTCATCCGTGCAGTACTAGATGGAATAGGAAAGGGACTTGACCCTAGATTTGACATTACTGAGATTGCCAAACCGTAAGTGTGGtttatgatttctttttcttAGTTGGCTTCTGCTTGATTATAAGTTTTAATTTGCTGATTTTTGAATCATCTGGATTTGATTTCATTTGCATATCCATTACCAGATATGCCTTGGAATTGCTTAGATTCCGCGAAGCTGGTCTTGAGGTCATTGTTAAGGTAGGCTTCTTATTGTCTTCTTCTGTGCTGCACAGTTAAACCTTTCTAAACTCTCTTATGCATTTACAGTGGAACTAATAAGTTGTTCTATTACACAGGACATTAAGAAAAGATGGGAGAGACAGTCAAGTGCATTCTATAACTTGTTTAGACAGGCTGACAGAGTTGAAAAGTTGGCACAGACGATTCAGAGATTGGTATTCACCATCATATTCTTTGACCTTTCTAACTCTCATGTCGATTTAGGCAGTACTCTTACTCTTTAGAGCCCTTTTAATTTGTTGCAGGAAGAGGGTGATCTAAAGCTTCGAGTGCGAACTTTGGAATCTGAAAGAGCATTTCAAAGAGTTGCTGCTGTCCAAAAAACAATTGGAAATGTGAGCTTTCAGCTGGATTCTATATTTTAAAACTACATAttggagatagaaaatgatttgaTGTTTGCATTAATATCACAAAAATGAGATCAAGAAGTTGACTTGGTTTGACTACGTGATGCCATTTTGGACTCCTGAGTagattatgtttttaggtattAGGATAATGCTATAAAAGCTTCTTAGGATCCACTCAGTTGTGAAGTATATGAAAATGAGCATTGTTGAAAGGTTGCCCAGTTATACTGATTATGTGACCTGGAAGATAATAGTCCATCCAAGTTATATTGAACACTTCCAAGGTGCATTGGTGCTGTTACATTATAAAAATAGTGCCTAAGAGATGATAAAAGAATACTGAACATACTTCCATGAAAAATAGTCCAGGCAATCATTTGGCTTTAAGAATGATTGAGACTGAAAAGGAGTGGGAGCCAATGTTGCTTGTAAAGTTCAAGTCTCTATTTGGACAATTAATATGTGGAACATGTTCTTTAGCTGGACTGCACCAACCCTGGAAACTTTCAGCATGGTACTATGTCATAACACTTGACAGTTTCTACGATAGATTCAGTCTACCTAAATAGCAGCATCATTGATACATTCTTTTTCATGTCTTCAAGGAGCGCTCTTGTGATTCCTGGTCTAGGTAAATCTAATTTTTACAATGAGATTTACATATGATACATCTTTGGTGTGATATAAATCTAAAACCATTGTATTGTCGTCATTGTTGACCAACAATGAAAGTCcattagaaaaacaaaaaacttGTATAGATTCACACAGACAAAGGGCAAAATTTGCACTTATATGCATGTCATTTGGATACTTGTAAATAGAGTTATATACAGTTGGCATTGTTTTTGTTTACTAGGATCCATTTATGGTGAAGAATGGACCAGGGGTTAGAGACCAAATAGGATTACTCGAGTGAACAAACAATATCAGAAAATAAGATTAGACACAaagttaattctttttttttgtctagaGGACTTGTTCTACTCTTTAAATTGTGGTTTGCTGTTTTCAAAAATTTAAAGTTGATTGGTGTCTATATATATGCAGCTATGCTCTATGCAATCTGATGTTCTTACATCTTTTTGTATGCAAAATGACAGGCTGTTGCTTTAGGAAGTTTGGTAAACCTTGCAACAATTTTATATTTCAATTCTGTTCGAGTAAGCAATCCCCGACATAATTGTTTTTGGAGGTATGCTTTTGCTCTCATTTTCTTatttttgtaatatatatattttttttgtggaCAGGTGCCTGCTATGGCTGCATACCTGCTATGTGCATTTTTTGGAGCACAAGTCCTCTTCGGCTTTCTCAAAGTGAAAAAATTAGACCAGCAAGAGAGATTGATAACCGGCACTGCTTAACATGCGAGTTTTACTGAGTACAGGTTCAGCTTGCAATCTTATAAAATCTTTTCATTTTTCTGCATCCTAATTTAGCTTCTTTGTTCAATGTATATCATAGCGAGTGTCCCACAGTAAAGCAGAAGTACGTAAATGCCGCATAGTACTTGTAAATATAACAACATTATAACATTCATTTCCTATAGAGCCAATACACAACTTTGTATCTAATTTTCGTTCAGCTCCTGGCTTTGTTTCTTCGTTTGGAAAGGTGTGGTTTCTTGGCACTTTGTGATCTGTGTCTAAAATGTTGTAATGTTCCTTTGTACAGAGCAGCGAAATATTCTATGTTTAATTATgggtaattatatattactttttataattaattatgattagtatcctaatttttatattttaaaatttaaaaatagtatTGGGGTCTTTACATTTATAAAGGTGACACATTTAATCTCAATTTTTTTTAGATtgttaattttgaaaaaaatcatATGTCATGAGCAAAAAGAGtacgaataaaaatataatttatatcactttttcatcctaattgatttttttttctttttctctttccaaCCTACTCTCACTTGTATCGCTTGTTGTTGTCGCACCCTATATGCTCGTAATCACACTCGTTTGCTTGTTGCACTTTGCTCGTTGTTGCACCCGCTCGCTCGTTGTACCTTACTTGTCCGTTGCATCTACTTGTCCACTATTCGCCCATTGCACCTTGCTCGTTCGACATCACTCGCTCGTTGCATCTTGCTCGCTTGTGACTCGACTATCGCACCTTCTTGCCTACCACTCACCCGATGCATCTTGCTCGCCCATCGCACCCTCACTTGCTCGTTGCTCCTTTTCCAACCTATTCATTGTCACCCTGTCATCCACGCCTTGGTTGATGGCGACCTCTTTGTCGTAGGAGAAGTTTGCTACCTATGCATCTCCACTTCTGTCGTGGTGCCCTCGTTGTTCGCCGAGGTCAATAAGTTCTTGGACCTTGTTAGATACAACACCGACGAGAATCAAGGTTCGGAGTATTGTTATTGAAAGTTAAATAAAGCTGAGATCTCATCAACttgctctcttttttttcttggcAAGATAATGGCCAGAACTTCACAATCTCTAAATCGCACTTCTTACATTTTTATCTAAATCTTTCTTAGCATTTGCATATAGGTAGAATTTTGATTATGTATAAGATACAAGATCGGTATATTTTAAGACAACAATTTATTTTTCTTGGCACCTAGTACTGATCATTAAAAACTTATTCTAGGCTTTGAAGACTTCTGATCTTGAAGAAATGCATTTCAACATGTTCTTGGTGGAACAGTTAGGTGGGGATGGCACAGATGCTTAACAATGGTTTAGAAATGGATTCTAGCTTTCATATGTGGCTGAGAGATGAGAAGCTTATTTACCAAAAAGACAAAGATGGGTTGTGCTAAAAGTAAGATGTGATTGAGCAAAACTTGTACCATGTTGTAGCTTTTAGATTCTGGTGAATGTAACAATGGCTGCATGATGAACAATTTGATGTTTTCTCAATCATGCATTGAACTATATGTAATGATCAGAAATGAACAGTCTTCTGTCGACTGAGTGATGGATGCTTATGATGTTATTTTTATGGATCTGTACTTGCATatcgtattattattattattatttattatgaagCTTTCCTGATACATAGACAAATTCACCAATCTCTTTCATGCGGTGAAAGCTCTAAAATTGTCAAGATTAAATGAACCGTTCTTGATATTTTGATATGCGATCAGAAATAATAAATAGAGATTTCTCGATATGTAGTTTGCATGCCTGTAGTCGAATGGTTGGCGGGCAGCAGCGTGTTGGGGGTGACTCGAGGAATCCATCTCTTTCCCCACAGCGCAGAGGGGTTCTTCGGACGCACCACTCATTCGAAGACCGTGCGTGGGTTGAATCCCTGCAAACATTGACATGTATGTCATGGAACATTGTGAAAAGTCGAATAAAAGTGTGTATTCTTGTGTGACTGCATGTCATGGATAGAACATATAACAAATTACTAATATAATTTAAAGTCAACTGAGTGAACATACAAAGAGAAGTAAAAGCAAACAGACGAACCAATGATACTGGAAACTCAATCATCTCTAAATATGAACCCAGACCGATCTCAGTAGCTGCTTGTAAGAAGACTCCAAGATCGTTGTCTTATGCACAACAACGGAAAGCTCTCCAATCTTCTATTATCAATTAGCTGCACACTTCCCTGTTGTTCTCCACTCCACTCTCGGCAGACTCCAAAAGCTTCAGAATTGACCCACCAGCCTCCTTCGGCACTGCAGCGAACGCGTCCAACCCAGGCTTCATCCACATCGACATTGACCCCCTGCCATCGAAGCCAACGAAAGGGATCCTTCCGTCATTGAGGAATTTGAAGACGTGGATCTGGGATCCGGATGGGCCGGTGTCGATTAAGAGGCCGAACCCCTTACGTCGAGGGGCATCGAAGTGGGAGGAAAGGTGAGCGCGGCCAACGACAACAAAGAggtagaagaggaaggaaaagatTATGAGGCTAGTGGAGAGGATCCAGCAGCAGTCACCTCCGTCGTAGGGCGCCGCCTGATGCAAGAATCCCCTGGCTCCTCGGGCGTCCGATAACCGCCCGTTCTATCGTCGGCGGCGGCAGGTCCGCATCCCCACTGCCACGCTATCCACCCCCTGGGGCCCACAGAACCACGTCACCTGCACGGCGAACAACGGCGCGGGGAGTTCCCTCACGTCGAGCTCCGGCACGAGGCGGAGGAAGGCGCTGTGGTCATGGACTTCGGCGTTGGCGAGGAAGCCGAGGTCGCCTTCTGCCTCCGCCTCGAGGAAGGCGACGCCGGGGCCGTTGGCGGCAGGGGAGCAGTCGATGACTACGTTACCCGAGTAGAGGAGGTAGGTGAGCTCCCCAGCAAGCGGGAAGTAGTGGAGTGTGGGGAAAAGCAAGAGAGGGCAGCCTTCGGAAGAGCA contains the following coding sequences:
- the LOC103990058 gene encoding protein ACTIVITY OF BC1 COMPLEX KINASE 8, chloroplastic, yielding MAVSLSTAPPVLQDLLFPRPSAGRLSPLPLLRYCPLHSRRRFRRLPSRVVLRSAYDEEVAVTEVSPELDRYVGNGNGGARFGYKEVVNGSTNGSVELFLNGNGSTNGGLMKYSGENATIAEDVDKVSEEAKRKKRVEDIGKEDAWFKKDGEQPQVSVAPGGRWNRFRTYSTIQRTLEIWGFVFAFLFKTWLNDQKFSYRGGMTEEKKVLRRKALAKWLKESILRLGPTFIKTGQQFSTRVDILPQEYVDQLSELQDQVPPFPSETAVSIIEEELGAPLDGIFDRFDYEPIAAASLGQVHRARLKGQEVVIKVQRPDLKELFDIDLKNLRVIAEYLQKVDPKSDGAKRDWVAIYDECASVLYQEIDYMKEAANAEKFAENFTNMEYVKVPKIYWEYTTPQVLTMEYVPGVKINRIKQLDQLGVDRKRLGRYAVESYLEQILSHGFFHADPHPGNIAVDDVNGGRLIFYDFGMMGSISSNIREGLLEAFYGIYDKDPDRVVQAMIQMGVLVPTGDMTAVRRTAQFFLNSFEERLAAQRKEREMASAELGFKKQLTKEERLEKKKQRLAAIGEDLLAIAADQPFRFPATFTFVVRAFSVLDGIGKGLDPRFDITEIAKPYALELLRFREAGLEVIVKDIKKRWERQSSAFYNLFRQADRVEKLAQTIQRLEEGDLKLRVRTLESERAFQRVAAVQKTIGNAVALGSLVNLATILYFNSVRVPAMAAYLLCAFFGAQVLFGFLKVKKLDQQERLITGTA